The Apibacter raozihei genome contains a region encoding:
- the mrdA gene encoding penicillin-binding protein 2, producing the protein MKKFQIMIWVLILAAVIFIARISYLQLFTEKYKLNAANTSIKAEYQIPLRGYIMDRNGKILVGNTPSYELTFTQSQMEKSFDTLGFCRLVNITKPDFIRIIKNIKSNKSYSKLVPMTFMKGLTNEDLARIQEKLFKYNAFSIVRTPERNYLVHSAGNILGYINEVNERYIKSDSTYYMPGNLAGMTGVERSYEKYLRGVKGIKYIQKDRQLRSIGSYKNGEYDQEMHSGKDITLTIDYELQNLAERLLANKRGGVVALDPNTGEILVMASAPVIDPSVFVGRDKNKHIYSLQIDSLNKPMYDRSVQASYPPGSTFKLVNGLVAMQMGVIDEKTTFICRHGFHYGNRKIGCHCGYFYTPIAIDKAIQKSCNNYFAEAYVKVMNKYPGDIEKSINEWSDIMKSFGVGEFMNTDLPVGSKGNIPDAAYYNRRYGKDRWNIYTIISNSIGQGEILSTPLQIANYTAAIANRGFFYTPHIVKAIDGKPITEANFTQPKYTKVDRKYFDIVNKGMEMVVLSGTGRRIATKSFSQEGKTGTAQNPHGKDHSIFVLIAPADKPKIAVAVVVENGGFGATYAGPIASLIAEKYLTGGIERKAMEESIEKANFQAEYTRQWIEHLKRIGRYIPPNLGQAISDSIRKIQSDRTISAKDKQKLIQNIINHKKEKPRANNELDNFEGD; encoded by the coding sequence ATGAAAAAATTTCAGATAATGATATGGGTATTGATATTAGCCGCAGTTATTTTTATTGCCCGAATATCATATTTGCAGTTATTTACTGAAAAATACAAACTTAACGCTGCAAATACTTCTATTAAGGCAGAATATCAAATTCCGCTCAGGGGATACATAATGGATAGAAATGGTAAAATTCTTGTAGGAAATACACCCTCCTACGAGCTTACATTTACTCAATCTCAAATGGAGAAATCCTTTGATACCCTGGGGTTTTGTAGATTAGTAAATATTACCAAACCAGATTTTATAAGAATAATTAAAAATATCAAATCTAACAAAAGCTATTCTAAGTTGGTTCCTATGACCTTTATGAAAGGTTTGACCAATGAAGATTTGGCTCGTATTCAGGAAAAGTTATTTAAATATAATGCTTTCTCAATAGTAAGAACACCCGAGAGAAATTATTTAGTTCATTCAGCCGGAAATATTTTAGGATACATAAATGAAGTTAACGAAAGGTATATAAAATCTGACTCAACGTACTACATGCCTGGTAATTTAGCCGGTATGACAGGTGTAGAGAGATCATATGAAAAATACCTACGAGGAGTTAAGGGAATTAAATATATTCAGAAAGACAGACAGTTAAGAAGTATAGGCTCTTACAAGAACGGAGAGTATGATCAAGAGATGCATAGCGGTAAAGATATTACCTTAACCATTGATTATGAATTACAAAATCTTGCTGAAAGATTACTTGCAAATAAAAGAGGAGGAGTGGTAGCACTGGATCCAAATACCGGTGAAATATTGGTTATGGCATCTGCACCAGTAATAGATCCTTCGGTTTTTGTTGGTCGGGATAAAAATAAACATATATACTCATTACAAATAGATTCACTTAATAAACCCATGTATGACCGTTCTGTTCAGGCATCATATCCTCCAGGATCTACTTTTAAGTTAGTAAATGGATTGGTAGCTATGCAAATGGGAGTTATTGATGAAAAAACCACCTTTATTTGCAGACATGGATTTCATTATGGAAATCGAAAGATAGGATGTCATTGCGGATATTTTTATACTCCGATAGCTATTGATAAAGCAATCCAAAAATCGTGTAATAATTACTTTGCAGAAGCGTACGTTAAAGTAATGAACAAATATCCCGGAGATATTGAAAAAAGCATTAATGAGTGGAGTGATATTATGAAAAGTTTTGGTGTGGGTGAATTTATGAACACAGATTTACCTGTCGGAAGTAAAGGTAATATTCCAGATGCCGCTTATTATAATAGAAGATATGGGAAAGACAGATGGAATATTTACACTATAATTTCCAACTCTATTGGTCAAGGAGAAATTTTATCAACGCCATTACAAATTGCTAATTATACAGCAGCTATTGCCAACAGAGGATTTTTTTATACTCCTCATATTGTAAAAGCGATTGATGGCAAGCCAATCACAGAAGCTAACTTTACACAACCCAAATACACAAAAGTAGACAGAAAATATTTTGATATAGTTAATAAGGGAATGGAAATGGTGGTATTAAGTGGTACAGGGAGAAGAATAGCCACTAAATCATTTTCGCAAGAAGGTAAAACAGGTACAGCTCAGAATCCACATGGAAAAGACCATTCTATTTTTGTGCTAATAGCCCCAGCGGATAAACCTAAGATAGCTGTGGCTGTTGTTGTCGAAAACGGCGGATTTGGAGCAACTTATGCAGGGCCAATAGCTTCCTTAATTGCAGAAAAATACCTCACAGGCGGAATTGAAAGAAAAGCAATGGAAGAAAGTATAGAAAAAGCTAATTTTCAAGCTGAGTATACCCGTCAGTGGATAGAGCACTTAAAAAGAATAGGAAGATATATTCCTCCTAATCTAGGACAAGCTATTTCCGATAGCATTCGAAAGATACAATCAGATAGAACCATTTCTGCAAAAGATAAACAAAAACTAATACAGAATATAATAAATCATAAAAAAGAAAAGCCTAGAGCAAATAACGAATTAGATAATTTTGAAGGAGATTAA
- a CDS encoding OmpA family protein: MNKNCILFVLIALCSCFKTQAQTQTLDSSSFTEDYVKFTNDQKQFNDWSISIYGGVPWLQSSDFTSIQNGASGSWRVGYEVQASIDKQISHVFGISLVGQMGESKQGYNGGPEVDAKTKYHSLSIIGDVKVSSLFRRIDNRSPYRWGIHAYAGIGLIGYKAYRKDLSRGETEYSLIDKADLNIDSFFGQFGMGIVYKINNRWDAAFKAMYVITGDKQFDGSGRTGYYAELHTGGNSDNFITTSLGLKYKLGKHNEHLAWVDPLREAFSKINEAAVSGGSVEVCVFGDKDDDGVCDDWDRELDTPKGARVDGSGRALDVDMDGIIDLYDKCPTFPGVPNLEHPELHGCPEPKQLPAVINETIVNTMGGIQFNLDSDKILVESQPILDNVAEVILKYGQNTRFLVEGHTDARGSDAYNLNLSKRRVTSVIKYLVSKGVPPYQLTGKGMGFSSPKYPECKPATKCPEWKNRENRRVIFKLLDQE, translated from the coding sequence ATGAATAAAAATTGTATTCTATTTGTACTTATAGCTTTATGTTCTTGCTTTAAAACACAAGCTCAGACACAAACTTTAGACAGTAGTAGCTTTACGGAAGATTATGTTAAATTTACTAATGATCAAAAGCAATTTAATGATTGGTCAATCTCAATATATGGAGGTGTACCATGGCTTCAATCTTCAGATTTTACATCCATTCAGAACGGAGCCTCCGGATCTTGGAGAGTAGGATATGAAGTACAAGCATCAATTGACAAACAGATTTCACACGTTTTTGGAATCAGTTTAGTTGGTCAAATGGGCGAAAGTAAACAAGGCTATAATGGTGGACCTGAGGTTGACGCAAAAACTAAATATCATTCTCTTAGCATTATTGGAGATGTGAAAGTATCTTCTTTATTCAGAAGGATAGATAATCGTTCTCCATACAGATGGGGGATTCACGCATATGCAGGTATCGGATTAATAGGTTATAAAGCTTACAGAAAAGATTTAAGCAGAGGAGAAACAGAATATTCTTTAATTGACAAAGCTGATTTAAATATAGATTCTTTTTTCGGTCAATTCGGTATGGGAATTGTTTACAAAATTAATAATCGTTGGGATGCTGCTTTTAAAGCTATGTACGTAATAACTGGAGATAAGCAATTTGATGGTTCCGGAAGAACCGGTTATTATGCAGAACTTCATACTGGAGGTAATTCAGATAATTTCATTACAACCTCATTAGGTTTAAAATATAAACTAGGTAAACACAATGAACATCTTGCTTGGGTTGATCCATTAAGAGAAGCATTTTCTAAAATTAATGAAGCTGCTGTTTCAGGAGGTTCTGTTGAAGTATGTGTATTTGGTGATAAAGATGATGATGGAGTTTGTGATGATTGGGACAGAGAATTAGATACTCCTAAAGGAGCACGTGTTGACGGTTCCGGTAGAGCATTGGATGTTGATATGGACGGAATCATTGATTTATATGATAAATGTCCAACTTTCCCTGGGGTTCCTAATTTAGAACATCCTGAATTACATGGTTGTCCTGAGCCAAAACAACTTCCAGCAGTTATCAACGAAACAATTGTTAACACAATGGGAGGAATTCAATTTAATCTTGATTCTGATAAGATACTTGTTGAGTCTCAACCTATATTGGATAATGTTGCTGAAGTTATCTTAAAATATGGTCAAAATACAAGATTTTTAGTAGAAGGACATACCGATGCGAGAGGTTCTGATGCATACAATTTAAACTTATCAAAAAGACGTGTTACTTCAGTTATTAAATATTTAGTATCTAAAGGTGTTCCTCCTTATCAATTAACAGGTAAAGGAATGGGATTCTCTAGCCCTAAATATCCAGAATGTAAACCAGCGACTAAATGTCCTGAATGGAAAAACAGAGAAAATAGAAGAGTTATATTTAAGTTATTAGATCAAGAATAA
- the folK gene encoding 2-amino-4-hydroxy-6-hydroxymethyldihydropteridine diphosphokinase: MNKVILLLGSNLGNKKNNILDAIQLINNEIGTVINKTEIIRTEPFGYNSKNYYLNSGLELHTYSSPMTVLKKLKEIENKLGRKIDSSISGKYEDRTIDIDIVYFNNIVFLSKKLTIPHVQHITKREFSQKILYQLI; encoded by the coding sequence ATGAATAAAGTGATTTTGTTACTAGGAAGCAATCTTGGAAATAAAAAAAATAACATCTTAGATGCAATTCAATTAATAAATAATGAAATCGGAACGGTAATCAATAAAACCGAGATTATTAGGACTGAACCTTTTGGGTACAACTCAAAAAATTACTATCTTAATTCCGGCCTTGAATTACATACATACAGTTCCCCAATGACGGTTTTAAAAAAATTAAAAGAGATTGAAAATAAACTAGGTAGAAAAATTGATTCTTCAATAAGTGGTAAATATGAAGACAGAACCATAGACATTGATATAGTATATTTTAATAATATTGTCTTTTTATCAAAAAAATTAACTATTCCTCATGTACAACACATTACAAAAAGAGAGTTTTCACAGAAGATTTTATATCAATTAATTTAA
- the mreC gene encoding rod shape-determining protein MreC, producing the protein MSVLLSFLSKNSRFLLFLFLQILALFFTFNRNIYHNSLLENKVIVFTGFIDGKISDVTAYFNLKRENERLLEENKQYRNMFLGKNLKVKPEFVEMMDSTKYKQKYNYSTAEIVSNSITRTNNYLIIDRGISQGVGPDMGVVTSRGVVGMIINSTQNYSKVMSILNKYTKINARLKSSKYYGTLSWEGEDFRIMRLSDIPKYVGVKIGDTIETDGKSRVYPEGILIGRVSSKTIDEETGNWNISVELFQDMGNLQNVYIVNKLDRAEIKSLKDSITNAE; encoded by the coding sequence ATGTCTGTATTACTAAGTTTTCTGTCCAAAAATAGCAGGTTTTTACTATTTTTATTTTTACAGATATTAGCATTGTTTTTCACATTTAACAGAAATATTTATCATAACTCCCTTTTAGAAAATAAAGTAATTGTATTTACAGGGTTTATAGATGGTAAAATATCGGATGTGACCGCATATTTTAATCTCAAAAGAGAAAACGAACGATTGCTGGAAGAAAATAAACAGTATAGAAACATGTTTTTAGGGAAAAACCTTAAGGTTAAGCCAGAGTTTGTCGAGATGATGGATTCCACTAAATACAAACAAAAATATAATTATTCTACAGCTGAAATTGTTTCAAATTCAATAACCAGAACTAACAATTATTTAATTATAGACAGAGGAATTTCTCAAGGAGTAGGCCCGGATATGGGAGTTGTTACATCTAGAGGAGTGGTAGGAATGATTATCAATTCTACCCAAAATTATTCCAAAGTAATGTCTATACTTAATAAATATACCAAAATTAATGCACGCTTGAAATCAAGTAAATATTATGGAACATTAAGTTGGGAAGGAGAAGATTTTCGTATCATGCGTTTATCAGATATACCTAAATACGTAGGAGTAAAGATCGGTGACACCATTGAAACAGATGGGAAATCAAGAGTATATCCTGAAGGTATATTAATCGGGCGTGTTAGTAGTAAAACTATTGATGAAGAGACTGGAAACTGGAATATCTCAGTTGAATTATTTCAAGATATGGGCAATTTGCAAAATGTATATATTGTAAATAAATTAGACAGAGCAGAAATAAAAAGTTTGAAAGATTCAATTACTAATGCTGAATAA
- a CDS encoding aldo/keto reductase, with translation MKPQVVIGTMQWKNNTKCLSVEEATNLIKNCYNENLLKFDLADMYGNYTTEDLFGQALSKSGIKRSNLKLSTKCGILSPGTKYKVKAYDTSKIHIINSVNNSLKNLKTDYLDVLFIHRQDLLINFEELESTLTELKLSGKVKNFGVCNFSTYAFEALNNKIPLLTNQINFSLTQYKALFNDTLFQLGNLNKKTQIYSPLGNYFDKNSNDTRENLKNTIYSLSEKYNADIDQILLAWTLKVPYKITPILGSTNFQRIKEQINAFNLTLSTEDWYLLLEASRGVELE, from the coding sequence ATGAAACCACAGGTTGTTATAGGAACTATGCAATGGAAAAACAATACTAAATGTTTATCAGTCGAAGAAGCTACTAATCTAATTAAAAATTGTTATAATGAGAATCTTCTTAAATTTGATTTAGCAGATATGTATGGTAACTACACAACTGAGGACCTTTTTGGTCAAGCTTTATCTAAAAGTGGAATAAAAAGAAGTAATCTTAAATTATCTACCAAATGCGGAATCCTAAGTCCTGGAACAAAATATAAGGTTAAAGCTTACGATACATCAAAAATACATATTATCAATAGTGTAAATAATTCACTTAAAAATTTGAAAACAGACTATCTTGATGTATTATTTATTCACAGACAGGATTTATTAATCAATTTTGAAGAATTAGAATCCACTTTAACAGAATTGAAACTTAGTGGTAAGGTTAAAAATTTTGGTGTTTGTAATTTCTCAACCTATGCTTTTGAAGCATTAAATAATAAAATACCGCTTTTAACAAACCAAATTAATTTTTCACTAACACAATATAAAGCTTTGTTTAACGATACATTGTTTCAATTAGGAAATCTCAATAAAAAAACACAAATATATTCTCCTTTGGGAAACTATTTTGATAAAAACTCTAATGACACCAGAGAGAATTTAAAAAATACCATATATTCCCTATCTGAAAAGTATAATGCTGATATTGATCAAATTTTATTAGCTTGGACATTGAAGGTTCCCTATAAGATTACACCTATACTGGGGAGTACTAATTTTCAACGAATTAAGGAACAAATAAATGCTTTTAATTTAACTTTATCTACAGAAGATTGGTATCTTTTATTAGAGGCATCTAGAGGAGTAGAACTAGAATAA
- a CDS encoding DNA-directed RNA polymerase subunit alpha has product MAILNFIKPDKVILIESDDFKGQFEFRPLEPGFGLTVGNALRRVLLSSLEGYAITSIKIEGVDHEFSTIPGVIEDITEIILNLKKVRFKNQINKGGNEVVTAQISGKTELTAGDLGKFISSYQVLNPDLVICHMDKSVNINITFNIDKGRGYVPAEQNKSNHSPIGTIAVDSIYTPIRNVSYSVEDYRVEQRTDYEKLILDIQTDGSITPQEALTEAAKILIHHFMLFSDERITLEADVVASTDTYDEEALHMRQLLKTKLVDMDLSVRALNCLKAAEVETLGELVSFTKSDLMKFRNFGKKSLTELEDLVYSKNLTFGLDVSKYKLDVE; this is encoded by the coding sequence ATGGCAATTTTAAACTTTATAAAACCTGATAAGGTAATTTTAATTGAATCTGATGATTTTAAAGGGCAATTCGAATTCAGACCATTAGAGCCTGGATTTGGATTGACAGTAGGAAATGCATTGAGAAGAGTTTTATTGTCTTCTCTTGAAGGTTATGCTATTACTTCAATAAAAATTGAAGGAGTTGATCATGAGTTTTCAACAATTCCTGGAGTTATAGAAGATATAACTGAAATAATACTGAACCTTAAGAAAGTTCGATTTAAAAATCAAATCAATAAAGGAGGAAATGAAGTAGTAACAGCTCAAATTTCTGGAAAAACAGAGTTGACAGCTGGAGATTTGGGGAAATTTATTTCTTCTTACCAAGTTTTAAATCCTGATTTAGTGATTTGTCACATGGATAAATCTGTTAACATAAACATTACTTTCAATATAGACAAAGGTAGGGGGTATGTACCTGCTGAACAAAATAAATCTAATCATTCTCCGATAGGAACTATCGCAGTTGACTCAATTTATACACCTATTAGAAATGTAAGTTATAGCGTTGAAGATTATCGTGTTGAACAAAGGACTGACTATGAAAAACTAATATTAGACATTCAGACAGACGGTTCAATCACACCTCAGGAAGCTTTAACTGAAGCTGCAAAGATCTTAATTCATCACTTTATGTTATTCTCTGATGAGAGAATAACTTTAGAGGCTGATGTGGTTGCATCAACAGACACTTATGATGAAGAAGCTCTTCACATGAGACAGTTGTTAAAAACTAAATTAGTTGATATGGATTTATCTGTTAGAGCATTAAACTGCTTGAAAGCGGCTGAAGTGGAAACTTTAGGAGAATTAGTTTCTTTTACTAAGTCAGACTTAATGAAGTTTAGAAACTTTGGTAAAAAATCTTTAACTGAATTGGAAGATTTAGTTTATTCTAAAAATCTTACTTTTGGTTTAGATGTTTCAAAATATAAATTAGACGTAGAATAA
- the rpsD gene encoding 30S ribosomal protein S4 — MARYIGPKTKIARKFGQAIYGEDKYFERRKYPPGQHGPNKRRGAKKSEYAVQLAEKQKAKYTYGILERQFANLFDRAQRSKGITGEVLLQLCESRLDNVVYRMGLSNTRAGSRQLVSHKHITVNGELVNIPSYILKPGDVIGVREKSKSLQVIKDALVNNSHKTFEWLVWNDEKLSGEFKVVPERIQIPEDIKEQLIVELYSK; from the coding sequence ATGGCAAGATATATTGGTCCAAAAACGAAAATAGCTAGAAAATTCGGACAAGCTATTTATGGGGAAGATAAGTATTTTGAAAGAAGAAAATACCCTCCAGGACAACACGGTCCGAACAAGAGAAGAGGCGCTAAAAAATCTGAATATGCAGTTCAGTTAGCCGAAAAACAAAAAGCTAAATATACCTATGGTATTTTAGAAAGACAATTTGCTAATTTATTTGATAGAGCCCAAAGAAGTAAAGGTATTACGGGTGAAGTTTTGTTACAACTATGCGAATCTCGCTTAGATAATGTTGTTTACAGAATGGGATTATCAAATACTAGAGCAGGTTCTCGTCAGTTAGTATCTCACAAGCACATTACTGTAAATGGAGAATTAGTTAATATTCCTTCATACATTTTAAAACCAGGTGATGTGATTGGGGTTAGAGAAAAATCTAAATCATTACAAGTAATTAAAGATGCTTTAGTAAATAATTCTCATAAAACCTTCGAATGGCTGGTATGGAACGATGAAAAACTTTCAGGAGAATTCAAAGTTGTTCCTGAAAGAATCCAAATTCCAGAAGATATCAAAGAACAATTGATAGTGGAGTTATATTCTAAATAA
- the rplQ gene encoding 50S ribosomal protein L17 — protein sequence MRHGKKFNHLGRTASHRKAMLSNMATSLILHKRINTTVAKAKALRTYVEPLLTKSKEDTTHNRRIVFSYLQSKEAVTELFRAIAPKISSRNGGYTRIIKTGFRLGDGADTALIELVDFNEVYNAGDASKKTTRRSRRSTKKETVASEAVAEDSQVEQIDSENQSEESKD from the coding sequence ATGAGACACGGAAAAAAGTTTAATCATTTAGGGAGAACAGCTTCGCATCGAAAAGCAATGCTTTCCAATATGGCTACCTCTCTTATTTTACATAAAAGAATTAATACTACTGTTGCTAAAGCTAAAGCTTTAAGAACTTACGTGGAACCTCTTTTAACTAAATCAAAAGAAGATACAACACATAATAGAAGAATTGTATTCAGTTACCTTCAAAGTAAAGAAGCTGTAACTGAGCTTTTCAGAGCTATTGCTCCTAAAATTTCATCAAGAAATGGAGGATATACGCGTATCATTAAGACAGGTTTTCGTTTGGGTGATGGTGCTGATACTGCACTCATCGAATTAGTAGATTTTAACGAGGTTTACAATGCAGGAGATGCTTCTAAGAAAACAACTAGAAGAAGTCGTCGTTCAACTAAAAAAGAAACTGTAGCTTCTGAAGCAGTAGCTGAAGATTCACAAGTAGAGCAGATAGATTCTGAAAATCAATCTGAGGAATCTAAAGACTAA
- a CDS encoding rod shape-determining protein, with product MGLFDFLTQEIAIDLGTANTLIIHNNKVVVDSPSIVAIDRRTGKPIAVGETAKQMQGKTHDDIKTIRPLKDGVIADFAASEHMIREFIKQIPGIKGKIFNPSLRMVICIPSGITEVEKRAVKDSAAHVNAKDVKLIYEPMAAAIGVGIDVTQPKGNMIIDIGGGTTEIAVIALGGIVCDNSIKIAGDVFTNDIVYYLRTHHNLYIGEKTAEHIKMEVGSALEELDNPPEDLPVQGRDLITGKPKEIMVNYKEMARALDKSILRIEDAIMETLSRTPPELSADIYNTGIYLAGGGALLRGLDQRISRKTGLPVFIADDPLRAVVRGTGIALKNIEKFENFLIK from the coding sequence ATGGGGTTATTTGATTTTCTGACACAAGAAATAGCTATTGATTTAGGTACTGCTAATACCTTAATCATACACAATAATAAAGTAGTAGTAGATAGTCCTTCTATAGTAGCAATTGATAGAAGAACAGGGAAGCCTATTGCCGTTGGGGAAACTGCAAAACAAATGCAGGGTAAAACTCACGATGATATAAAAACTATACGCCCCTTAAAAGATGGAGTTATAGCTGATTTTGCAGCTTCTGAACATATGATCAGGGAATTCATAAAACAAATTCCCGGAATAAAAGGTAAAATTTTTAATCCTTCTCTCCGAATGGTTATATGTATTCCTTCTGGTATTACTGAAGTAGAAAAAAGAGCAGTAAAAGATTCTGCTGCACATGTAAATGCAAAAGATGTTAAACTGATTTATGAACCTATGGCAGCTGCTATCGGGGTAGGTATTGATGTTACACAACCTAAAGGAAATATGATTATTGATATAGGTGGTGGAACTACTGAAATTGCAGTCATAGCTTTAGGTGGAATAGTTTGTGATAATTCTATAAAAATAGCAGGAGACGTTTTTACCAATGATATCGTATATTATTTAAGGACTCATCATAATTTATATATCGGAGAAAAAACGGCGGAACATATTAAAATGGAAGTTGGGTCAGCACTAGAAGAATTAGATAATCCGCCTGAGGATTTGCCGGTTCAAGGTAGAGACCTTATAACGGGTAAGCCAAAAGAAATTATGGTAAATTACAAAGAAATGGCCAGAGCATTGGATAAATCTATTTTAAGAATCGAAGATGCAATTATGGAAACATTATCAAGGACACCCCCAGAATTATCTGCAGACATATATAACACGGGTATTTATTTAGCTGGAGGAGGAGCTCTACTAAGAGGACTGGATCAGAGAATTAGTCGCAAAACAGGTTTGCCTGTATTCATTGCAGATGATCCATTAAGAGCTGTTGTGAGAGGTACAGGTATTGCTTTAAAAAATATTGAGAAATTTGAAAACTTCCTGATTAAATAA
- the sppA gene encoding signal peptide peptidase SppA, which produces MKKFTIQVLATIVGIMLLIGLFFISSILFGSIFLNKSTTKVKDNSILEITLNKSIIESSSEKNVSVFTLSEEAPLYFKDILDLINYAKTDDKIKGISLKLSNPEVGYSELSEIRQALQNFKESKKFVYSYLNDCSQKAYYLSSVADSLYLNPNATLELTGLSTEVMFFKNLGEKYGIGFDVIRHGKYKSAVEPYMRDNLSDENRQQLTELLGNIWGKVSQDISSSRKVSVDNLNKATDSLYGFISDKIISNKLVDKLINESDYDLVIKNKLGLDKGSKINKVSLTRYKETAQLNSSTKNKIALLYASGQIFSGKGEDGGIYSQSFIKQIHDIKENKDVKAVVLRINSPGGSSNASAEILYELEKLKKEKPIVVSFSDVAASGGYYIAMAADKIYAQENTITGSIGVLGLIPNVKKLANNVGITTDYVSTNANSAYYSVFNGLSDGAKNVLTKEVEIVYKKFVGVVMKNRKMTFEQVDALGGGRVWSGSSALKNGLIDQIGTFDDAIKYSAKLVKLNEYSTVTYPVEKTFLETFLSKMKSDEDDDQNIQSEATEKLIKNELGKEKYMIYQRIKNIDKERGIMYLMPYDMEIK; this is translated from the coding sequence ATGAAAAAATTTACAATTCAGGTTTTAGCAACCATTGTAGGAATTATGCTACTTATAGGTTTGTTTTTTATAAGCTCTATACTTTTCGGCTCTATTTTTCTTAATAAATCAACGACAAAAGTAAAGGATAATTCAATTTTAGAAATTACATTGAATAAATCAATTATTGAAAGTTCAAGTGAAAAAAATGTTTCTGTTTTTACTTTATCAGAAGAAGCTCCCCTATATTTTAAAGATATTCTAGATCTAATTAACTATGCTAAGACAGATGATAAAATTAAAGGAATTAGTCTTAAACTTTCAAATCCTGAAGTTGGATATTCAGAGTTATCTGAAATTAGACAAGCACTGCAAAATTTTAAAGAAAGTAAGAAATTTGTATATTCTTATTTAAATGATTGCTCCCAGAAAGCTTATTATTTAAGTTCAGTAGCTGATTCATTATATTTGAATCCAAATGCTACTTTAGAACTTACAGGATTGTCTACTGAAGTTATGTTTTTTAAAAATTTAGGTGAAAAATATGGAATTGGGTTTGATGTTATACGGCATGGGAAATACAAGTCCGCTGTCGAACCTTATATGAGAGATAATCTTTCTGATGAAAACAGACAACAGCTTACAGAATTGCTAGGTAATATTTGGGGGAAAGTTTCTCAAGATATATCTTCATCAAGAAAAGTCTCGGTTGATAATTTAAATAAAGCTACGGATAGTTTATACGGATTTATTTCTGATAAAATAATAAGTAATAAACTAGTTGATAAATTAATTAATGAATCAGATTATGATTTGGTTATTAAAAATAAATTAGGTTTAGATAAAGGAAGTAAAATAAATAAGGTATCATTAACTCGTTACAAAGAAACAGCTCAGCTCAATTCTTCAACTAAAAATAAAATTGCATTATTATATGCGTCCGGTCAGATATTTTCAGGAAAAGGAGAAGATGGTGGTATTTATTCCCAATCATTTATAAAACAAATTCATGATATTAAAGAAAATAAAGACGTTAAAGCTGTAGTATTAAGAATTAATTCTCCGGGGGGGAGTTCAAATGCTTCTGCCGAAATTCTTTATGAATTAGAAAAACTGAAAAAAGAAAAGCCCATTGTTGTTTCGTTTAGTGATGTTGCAGCATCAGGGGGTTATTATATAGCAATGGCTGCAGATAAAATATATGCACAGGAAAATACAATAACAGGTTCCATAGGAGTACTAGGCTTAATTCCCAACGTTAAAAAATTAGCTAACAATGTAGGGATAACAACTGATTATGTTTCAACAAATGCTAATTCTGCCTATTATTCTGTATTTAATGGGCTTTCTGATGGAGCTAAAAATGTATTAACAAAAGAGGTGGAGATTGTTTATAAAAAATTTGTGGGAGTAGTAATGAAAAATAGAAAAATGACATTTGAACAAGTTGATGCTCTTGGAGGAGGAAGAGTCTGGAGTGGTAGTTCTGCGTTAAAAAATGGATTAATAGATCAGATTGGAACTTTTGATGATGCTATTAAATATTCGGCAAAACTTGTAAAACTAAATGAATATTCTACAGTTACATATCCTGTAGAAAAAACATTTTTAGAAACTTTTTTAAGTAAAATGAAATCGGATGAAGACGATGACCAAAATATTCAAAGTGAAGCTACTGAAAAATTAATTAAAAATGAACTTGGGAAAGAAAAATATATGATATATCAAAGAATTAAAAATATTGATAAAGAGCGGGGAATTATGTATTTAATGCCTTATGATATGGAAATTAAATAA